From Chloracidobacterium sp., the proteins below share one genomic window:
- the rpoZ gene encoding DNA-directed RNA polymerase subunit omega, whose product MTNAETTNAGTTTPETEKPQIRTIPDSKYRLVLVAAARSKQLQKGKEPRIRSTSHKPTRIALEEVSKGLVPFEILPPRERSIPHHEDGIISI is encoded by the coding sequence ATGACGAACGCTGAAACGACGAACGCTGGGACAACGACGCCAGAAACAGAAAAACCCCAAATCCGTACCATCCCAGACAGCAAATACCGCTTGGTTCTGGTGGCGGCGGCGCGCAGTAAGCAACTCCAGAAAGGAAAGGAGCCGCGTATTCGTTCGACCAGTCACAAACCGACGCGCATTGCGTTGGAGGAGGTCAGCAAGGGGCTGGTGCCCTTTGAGATTCTGCCGCCGCGTGAACGCTCGATTCCTCATCACGAGGATGGGATCATCAGTATTTAG
- the gmk gene encoding guanylate kinase, with amino-acid sequence MSNDRLTPARRGMLVVISAPSGGGKSTLLGRLLAEVDNLHYSISYTTRPPRPGERHGEHYYFVSPDDFERMREHGEFLESAVVHGHFYGTHRKFVETTLERGQDLILDVDVQGAESLATIMPEAARIFIMPPNYEVLRRRLFARGSDDPAAIAQRLQNASREVRRFREFHYVVVNDDLERALRALVCIIEAERERWRLSEKKLDAIVETFRPEAMTL; translated from the coding sequence ATGTCGAATGACCGCCTGACGCCTGCACGTCGCGGCATGCTGGTCGTTATCTCTGCGCCTTCGGGAGGGGGAAAGTCCACGTTGCTAGGCCGTCTGCTGGCTGAAGTGGACAATCTTCACTACTCGATTTCCTACACAACTCGTCCGCCGCGCCCCGGCGAGCGACACGGCGAGCACTACTACTTTGTCTCACCGGACGACTTCGAACGCATGCGCGAACACGGCGAGTTCTTAGAGTCGGCGGTTGTTCACGGACACTTTTATGGTACGCACCGGAAATTCGTCGAAACCACCCTCGAACGTGGTCAGGATTTGATTCTGGATGTTGACGTGCAAGGGGCGGAAAGCTTGGCCACAATTATGCCCGAAGCCGCTCGGATTTTTATCATGCCGCCGAACTATGAAGTGCTGCGCCGGCGGTTGTTTGCGCGGGGCAGCGATGATCCGGCGGCGATTGCACAGCGATTACAAAACGCCAGTCGGGAGGTTCGGCGCTTCCGGGAGTTTCACTACGTCGTCGTCAACGACGATCTAGAGCGCGCGCTACGCGCGTTAGTCTGCATTATTGAGGCGGAGCGCGAACGGTGGCGTCTGTCGGAAAAAAAACTAGACGCTATTGTGGAAACGTTCCGCCCTGAAGCGATGACTTTGTGA
- a CDS encoding YicC family protein has protein sequence MKSMTGFGRAAVATDEFSLTVELRTVNNRFLDIQIRLPSELAAMEVSFRKLVQSRVQRGRVEATVGLVQQRPIKFHVNLPLVQGYVAALREAQAATGVAGDFDLSLIARLPGAIQPALALDEALIARLAEGLLDAAGQALDALDAMRRAEGEVLAHDIAARLDAVAARIPAIEAAAATVFDAQRARLERRIQTLLRDLGGVDEARLAQEAAYAAERCDITEEIARLRSHTAQMRELLTSETPGVGKAMDFLLQEMNREVNTMLAKAGDTVIHDMALAIKIEVEKMKEQVQNVE, from the coding sequence ATGAAAAGCATGACGGGTTTTGGCCGCGCCGCCGTTGCTACAGACGAGTTTTCGTTGACGGTTGAACTGCGGACGGTCAACAACCGGTTTCTCGATATTCAGATTCGTCTGCCGTCCGAGTTGGCGGCTATGGAAGTCTCCTTCCGCAAGCTCGTGCAGTCGCGTGTGCAGCGCGGGCGGGTGGAGGCGACGGTCGGCCTTGTACAGCAGCGTCCGATCAAGTTTCACGTCAACCTCCCACTGGTGCAGGGGTATGTCGCCGCCTTGCGGGAAGCACAGGCGGCGACAGGCGTCGCTGGCGATTTTGATTTGAGCCTCATTGCACGCCTGCCTGGCGCCATTCAACCCGCCTTAGCGTTGGATGAAGCATTGATAGCGCGCTTGGCGGAAGGACTACTGGACGCCGCCGGCCAGGCCTTAGACGCTCTAGACGCCATGCGCCGCGCCGAAGGCGAGGTATTGGCGCACGACATCGCCGCTCGGCTAGACGCCGTCGCCGCGCGCATTCCTGCGATTGAAGCGGCGGCGGCGACGGTTTTTGACGCTCAGCGCGCGCGGCTGGAACGACGGATACAGACGTTACTGCGCGACTTAGGCGGGGTGGATGAGGCGCGTTTAGCGCAGGAAGCCGCATATGCGGCCGAACGCTGTGACATCACAGAGGAAATCGCCCGGTTGCGCAGCCATACGGCGCAGATGCGTGAGTTGCTCACCAGTGAGACGCCCGGCGTCGGGAAAGCAATGGATTTTCTCTTACAGGAAATGAACCGCGAGGTGAATACGATGCTTGCCAAAGCCGGCGACACTGTGATTCACGACATGGCGCTCGCCATCAAGATCGAAGTCGAGAAGATGAAGGAGCAAGTCCAGAATGTCGAATGA
- a CDS encoding amidohydrolase family protein, with protein MTRLYTAQWVLPVATPPIRDGAVAVQDGRILAVGPEMEVRARLARLGALETTALGQAALCPGFVNVHTHLELTAFRGRLENLAFFDWIRTLTRLRNERMSAEDLELSAQWGVVEAVRAGVTTVADVGASEAGFRALRQSGLRGVAYQEVFGPDPMQAKKSLAGLKRRIEAQRADETDLVRLGVSPHAVYSVSALLFRLVIEYAEHQGLPVAIHCAESQAEDDFLRSGQGPFAAFLRERGIAWTPPRTSPIRYLSDLNVLRVKPLLIHAVRATEEDIGLLTFYGASVAHCPKSNAKFGHGIAPVSRMRQRGVCVGLGTDSVASNNVCDLLDEGRFAQLLGRAAQGDGQLLSADALLRWMTLDGACALGLDDRIGTLEVGKDADLVGITLVGPHLEPVYDPVTAITTAATGRDVMLTVVQGRVIYDGQQVLTLDEARLQSRLPELVARLSPGTQDAG; from the coding sequence ATGACAAGACTTTACACAGCGCAGTGGGTTTTGCCGGTGGCGACGCCGCCAATTCGGGACGGCGCAGTAGCGGTGCAGGACGGACGCATCCTTGCCGTCGGGCCGGAAATGGAGGTGCGGGCACGGCTGGCCCGGCTTGGTGCACTAGAGACAACAGCGCTGGGGCAGGCGGCGCTTTGTCCCGGTTTCGTTAATGTTCACACTCATCTGGAACTAACGGCGTTTCGCGGTCGCCTTGAAAACTTAGCGTTCTTTGACTGGATTCGGACACTGACGCGCCTGCGCAACGAGCGGATGAGCGCAGAGGACTTGGAGCTATCGGCGCAGTGGGGAGTGGTCGAGGCCGTCCGCGCCGGTGTCACGACCGTCGCCGATGTCGGCGCTTCCGAGGCGGGTTTTCGCGCTCTACGCCAGAGCGGACTACGCGGCGTCGCCTATCAGGAAGTGTTTGGCCCTGACCCAATGCAGGCGAAAAAGAGCCTTGCCGGCCTCAAACGCCGGATTGAAGCACAGCGGGCGGACGAAACCGATCTTGTCCGCCTCGGCGTCTCTCCGCACGCCGTCTATTCCGTTTCAGCGCTGCTGTTTCGACTGGTAATTGAGTACGCCGAACACCAAGGGTTGCCGGTCGCCATCCACTGCGCCGAATCACAGGCGGAGGATGATTTTCTGCGCAGCGGCCAGGGGCCGTTCGCTGCGTTTTTGCGGGAGCGCGGCATTGCTTGGACGCCGCCGCGCACCTCGCCAATCCGCTACCTGAGCGACCTCAATGTTCTGCGCGTAAAACCGTTGCTTATCCACGCCGTCCGTGCAACCGAGGAAGATATTGGGCTGCTGACATTTTACGGCGCGAGTGTCGCGCACTGCCCAAAATCCAACGCCAAGTTCGGCCACGGCATTGCGCCGGTCAGCCGCATGCGCCAGCGGGGCGTATGCGTCGGGTTGGGCACAGATAGCGTTGCTTCCAACAACGTTTGCGACCTGCTGGACGAAGGGCGGTTCGCTCAACTGCTAGGTCGCGCAGCGCAAGGGGATGGTCAGTTGTTGTCAGCGGACGCGCTCTTGCGTTGGATGACCCTGGACGGGGCATGCGCGTTGGGATTAGACGACCGAATCGGGACGCTGGAAGTCGGCAAAGACGCCGATCTTGTCGGCATTACGCTTGTCGGCCCACACCTTGAGCCGGTTTATGATCCGGTGACGGCGATAACGACAGCGGCGACCGGCCGCGATGTCATGCTGACTGTCGTTCAGGGGCGTGTCATCTACGACGGCCAGCAAGTGCTCACGCTGGATGAAGCTCGCCTCCAAAGCCGGCTGCCGGAACTGGTCGCTCGACTGTCGCCGGGGACACAGGACGCCGGCTAA
- a CDS encoding HlyD family efflux transporter periplasmic adaptor subunit — MALSRTKKLFIVGGATLLVVGIVAASVFTRRTDALSVQIEQVKRRELLEAKVSASGEVRPVALYNLTAEVPGRVTDIFVKEGDVVRKGQPLVKVDPTQQLTSQQSAEANYRAAEQDARAAETQVLSARNLVTQNRAQLIAAETDLNRLKAQLDLQQIQLQRTTELLEAGVVSRAEFDTARANYDVAKAAYDAQLVQIERLKQVVKDAEIAVQRAEESSKSAWQRVKAARAQLTNAQYFLDQTVRKAPIDGVVSSLPVRIGEFAVANLSTTPLMTIADMSEINVEVQVDETDIANVQIGQPAKVRVDSLGDTEIPGQVAEVGQSAVTRSGQTIAANTTSQEAKNFKVKIRLNPSEKDRERLRPGMSATAVITTATRRNVLVVPLQALVSRDPAELQGGTPAAAAPQQAAPAAGETDKKPTKRAEVSGVFVEEGGKAKFVPIRTGILGETEIEVIEGLTEGQNVVTGPYRLLRTLKPGAAITRDTKMDAASSNKG, encoded by the coding sequence ATGGCTTTGAGTCGAACTAAAAAACTGTTCATTGTCGGCGGCGCCACCTTGCTTGTCGTCGGTATTGTCGCCGCCAGCGTTTTCACACGCCGCACCGACGCCCTTAGCGTCCAAATTGAGCAGGTCAAGCGACGCGAGTTGTTGGAAGCCAAAGTGTCGGCTTCCGGCGAGGTACGGCCCGTGGCGCTCTACAACCTCACGGCGGAGGTGCCGGGGCGCGTCACTGATATTTTCGTCAAGGAAGGCGATGTAGTTCGGAAAGGGCAGCCGCTCGTCAAGGTAGATCCAACCCAGCAACTGACTTCGCAGCAAAGCGCCGAGGCCAACTACCGCGCCGCCGAACAGGACGCGCGCGCGGCTGAAACCCAAGTACTCAGCGCCCGCAACTTGGTGACGCAAAACCGCGCCCAGTTGATTGCCGCGGAGACCGACCTCAACCGTCTTAAGGCGCAGCTTGACTTGCAACAAATCCAACTCCAACGTACGACGGAGTTACTTGAAGCCGGCGTCGTGTCGCGGGCGGAATTCGACACGGCGCGCGCCAACTACGACGTGGCGAAAGCCGCCTATGATGCGCAGCTGGTGCAAATTGAGCGTCTCAAGCAGGTTGTCAAGGACGCCGAAATCGCTGTGCAGCGCGCGGAAGAGTCCAGCAAGTCCGCTTGGCAGCGCGTCAAGGCGGCCCGGGCGCAACTGACCAACGCCCAGTATTTCCTCGACCAAACCGTCCGCAAAGCGCCGATTGACGGCGTGGTGTCGAGTCTCCCTGTACGCATCGGTGAGTTCGCCGTTGCTAACCTCAGCACGACGCCGCTGATGACCATCGCCGACATGTCGGAAATCAACGTTGAGGTGCAGGTGGATGAAACCGACATCGCCAACGTCCAGATTGGGCAACCGGCCAAGGTCAGGGTAGATTCCTTAGGCGACACGGAAATCCCTGGACAGGTCGCCGAAGTTGGTCAGAGCGCCGTAACCCGCTCTGGTCAGACCATTGCTGCCAACACCACTTCGCAGGAGGCCAAAAACTTCAAAGTCAAAATCCGCCTCAATCCTTCTGAGAAAGACCGTGAACGACTGCGACCTGGCATGTCGGCCACGGCCGTCATCACGACGGCGACGCGCCGGAACGTGCTGGTCGTGCCGCTACAGGCGCTGGTCAGCCGCGACCCGGCCGAACTACAAGGTGGGACGCCTGCGGCTGCCGCCCCCCAGCAAGCTGCCCCGGCCGCTGGCGAAACCGATAAGAAGCCGACCAAGCGCGCCGAAGTTTCCGGCGTGTTCGTAGAAGAAGGCGGCAAGGCTAAGTTCGTCCCAATCAGGACGGGCATTTTGGGTGAAACGGAGATTGAGGTCATCGAGGGCCTGACGGAGGGGCAGAACGTTGTCACTGGGCCATACCGGCTTTTACGGACGCTTAAGCCGGGTGCAGCCATCACCCGTGACACCAAGATGGACGCCGCCTCGTCAAACAAGGGTTGA
- a CDS encoding ABC transporter ATP-binding protein — protein MGDEVIHALQGVSFTIQPNEYIAIVGPSGSGKSTLMNLIGCLDTPTKGEYWLNGKLVSAMDDDELARIRNQEIGFVFQTFNLLPRATALHNVELPLIYSGVRAAERIQRAKRALEQVDLAHRMYHRPNELSGGQRQRVAIARALVNNPSIILADEPTGNLDSATSREIMELFNALHERGNTIIIVTHEPDIAAYAHRVLTIRDGRIATDTRNVTRLPASPTNGQPAR, from the coding sequence ATGGGCGACGAAGTCATCCATGCGCTGCAAGGAGTGAGCTTCACCATTCAGCCTAATGAATACATTGCTATCGTCGGGCCGTCAGGATCAGGAAAATCCACTCTTATGAACTTGATTGGCTGCCTTGATACGCCGACCAAGGGCGAGTACTGGCTCAACGGCAAGCTGGTTTCCGCAATGGACGACGACGAGTTGGCGCGGATTCGGAATCAAGAAATCGGGTTTGTTTTCCAGACCTTCAACCTGCTGCCGCGTGCAACGGCGTTGCACAACGTTGAACTGCCGCTGATTTACAGCGGCGTTCGGGCGGCGGAACGCATCCAGCGGGCGAAACGGGCGCTGGAACAAGTTGATCTGGCGCACCGGATGTACCACCGCCCAAACGAGCTTTCCGGCGGTCAACGGCAGCGGGTCGCCATCGCGCGGGCGCTGGTCAACAACCCGTCAATCATTCTGGCGGACGAACCCACCGGTAATCTCGACTCGGCGACGAGTCGTGAGATTATGGAACTGTTCAACGCCCTGCACGAACGCGGCAATACAATCATCATCGTGACGCACGAGCCGGACATCGCCGCTTACGCCCACCGCGTTCTCACCATTCGGGATGGGCGGATTGCGACAGATACACGCAACGTCACTCGTCTACCTGCATCGCCCACCAACGGTCAGCCGGCAAGATAG
- a CDS encoding ATP-binding protein — MAGHSVNPAQASDAQLDRLEFVIPSVIPRMHDLLQELMDLLEARGITEPNSNIMLALDEAIANAIKHGNHEDPSKNVHVVVEFAPNEVTFVITDEGDGFDLKALPDPTDPSCLLRTCGRGVMLIYHLMDEVEYNARGNQVRMKKKAER, encoded by the coding sequence ATGGCAGGCCATTCCGTCAATCCGGCGCAGGCTTCTGACGCCCAACTCGACCGTTTGGAGTTTGTTATCCCCAGCGTTATCCCGCGCATGCATGACCTTTTGCAGGAACTGATGGACCTGCTAGAGGCGCGCGGCATCACAGAGCCAAACTCCAACATTATGCTCGCGCTTGATGAAGCCATTGCCAACGCCATCAAGCACGGCAATCACGAAGACCCGTCCAAAAACGTCCATGTCGTGGTTGAGTTTGCGCCAAACGAAGTCACCTTTGTTATTACGGATGAGGGTGACGGCTTTGACCTCAAAGCGCTCCCCGACCCGACCGACCCAAGCTGCCTGCTGCGTACCTGTGGACGCGGCGTGATGCTCATTTACCATCTGATGGACGAAGTCGAATACAACGCGCGGGGCAATCAGGTGCGCATGAAGAAGAAGGCCGAACGATGA
- the ahcY gene encoding adenosylhomocysteinase: MSISAAPVKHYDIADLTLAPLGRKRIEWADREMPVLRLIRERFAKERPLEGLRIVACCHVTTETANLARTLQAGGAEAVLIASNPLSTQDDVAAALVADFGIPVFARKGESTDDYRKHVLIALDTKPHLIIDDGGDVVSTLVKERSELVADVLGSTEETTTGIQRLKAMQANGLLPFPVIAVNDAQTKHMFDNRYGTGQSTLDGVIRATNLLLAGRTLVVVGYGWCGKGVAMRARGLGANVIVCEVNPIRAIEAVMDGFRVMPIAEAAPQGDVFITVTGNRHVIDRQHFAVMKDGAVVCNSGHFDLELNLVALKDMARDVRDIRPFVQEYELAETGRRIIVLGEGRLINLAAAEGHPASVMDMSFANQALSAEYLKKHAGTLAKTIHRLPEEVDIEIASLKLEAMGVKIDTLTAEMVEYINSWEHGT, translated from the coding sequence ATGAGTATTAGTGCCGCACCTGTCAAACACTATGACATTGCCGACTTGACGCTTGCTCCGCTCGGACGCAAGCGCATTGAATGGGCGGACCGGGAAATGCCCGTACTGCGCCTGATTCGGGAGCGTTTCGCCAAGGAACGTCCCCTTGAGGGCTTGCGGATTGTCGCCTGCTGCCACGTCACCACTGAAACGGCGAACTTAGCGCGCACGCTTCAAGCGGGCGGCGCGGAGGCGGTGTTGATCGCCTCCAACCCGCTCTCAACCCAAGATGATGTCGCGGCTGCGCTCGTCGCCGACTTTGGCATTCCAGTCTTCGCCCGCAAGGGCGAATCCACGGATGACTATCGTAAGCATGTGCTGATTGCGCTTGATACCAAGCCGCACCTTATCATTGACGATGGCGGTGATGTGGTTTCCACGCTGGTCAAGGAACGAAGCGAGTTAGTCGCTGACGTGCTGGGGAGCACCGAGGAAACCACAACGGGCATCCAGCGCCTAAAGGCGATGCAGGCCAACGGGTTGCTGCCGTTCCCGGTCATCGCCGTCAATGACGCCCAGACCAAGCATATGTTCGATAACCGCTATGGCACGGGGCAGTCCACGCTCGACGGCGTGATCCGAGCAACCAACTTGCTGTTGGCGGGGCGGACGCTGGTGGTCGTCGGTTACGGCTGGTGCGGCAAAGGCGTCGCCATGCGCGCACGGGGGCTAGGGGCAAACGTTATTGTCTGCGAGGTCAATCCCATCCGCGCTATTGAAGCCGTCATGGACGGCTTCCGCGTCATGCCTATCGCCGAGGCTGCACCGCAGGGGGACGTCTTCATTACTGTCACTGGCAATCGCCACGTCATTGATCGCCAACACTTCGCCGTCATGAAGGACGGTGCGGTGGTGTGCAACTCCGGTCACTTTGACCTCGAACTTAACCTTGTCGCGCTAAAGGACATGGCGCGCGACGTGCGCGACATACGCCCGTTTGTACAGGAGTATGAGTTGGCTGAGACCGGCCGCCGGATTATCGTGCTGGGCGAGGGGCGGCTGATTAATTTGGCTGCGGCTGAAGGCCACCCAGCCAGCGTCATGGACATGAGCTTTGCCAACCAAGCGCTCTCGGCCGAGTACCTCAAAAAGCACGCCGGTACGCTTGCAAAGACCATCCATCGCCTGCCGGAAGAAGTTGACATCGAGATTGCCTCGCTCAAGCTCGAAGCGATGGGCGTCAAGATAGATACGCTGACGGCTGAAATGGTCGAATACATCAACAGCTGGGAACACGGCACATAA
- the metK gene encoding methionine adenosyltransferase gives MNNGTFLFSSESVTEGHPDKMADQISDAILDEVLRRDPNGRVACETLLATGLVVIAGEITTTAYVDFPTVAREVVRRIGYDNAEYGFDARTCSVISTINAQSPDIAMGVDTGGAGDQGLMFGFACTETPELMPLPIQLAHRLTQRLAQVRREGTLEYLRPDGKAQVSVEYRDGKPHRISAVVVSTQHAESVKTDDLRRDVERHVIRAVIPETMLDADTKFHINPTGRFVIGGPMGDTGLTGRKIIVDTYGGYAPHGGGAFSGKDPTKVDRSAAYMARYVAKNIVAAGLADRCQVQLAYAIGVAEPVSIHVETFGTGKISSGAIIELIRSHFALTPRGIIEMLNLQRPIYSPTAAYGHFGRNEENFTWERTDKADILRREAGL, from the coding sequence TTGAACAACGGTACTTTTCTTTTTTCTTCTGAATCGGTGACCGAGGGCCATCCCGACAAAATGGCGGATCAGATTTCCGATGCGATCCTCGATGAGGTCCTCCGCCGCGACCCAAACGGTCGCGTGGCATGTGAGACGCTGCTGGCGACCGGCTTGGTGGTGATTGCCGGTGAGATTACCACGACCGCCTACGTGGACTTTCCTACCGTTGCGCGCGAAGTCGTCCGACGGATCGGCTACGACAACGCCGAGTATGGCTTTGACGCCAGAACCTGTTCGGTCATCTCAACCATCAACGCCCAATCGCCGGACATCGCTATGGGCGTGGATACGGGCGGCGCAGGCGACCAAGGGCTGATGTTTGGTTTTGCCTGCACCGAGACGCCGGAACTCATGCCGCTGCCGATCCAACTGGCGCACCGGTTGACTCAACGTTTGGCGCAGGTGCGGCGGGAGGGGACGTTGGAGTATTTGCGCCCCGACGGCAAGGCGCAGGTCTCCGTCGAGTACCGCGACGGTAAGCCACATCGGATTTCCGCCGTTGTGGTTTCCACCCAGCATGCCGAGTCCGTCAAAACCGATGATCTACGGCGTGACGTGGAACGCCATGTCATTCGCGCCGTCATTCCTGAGACCATGCTCGACGCCGACACGAAGTTTCACATCAACCCCACCGGCCGATTTGTCATCGGCGGGCCGATGGGGGATACGGGGCTGACGGGCCGAAAAATTATTGTGGACACTTACGGTGGTTATGCGCCCCACGGCGGCGGCGCGTTTTCCGGCAAGGATCCGACGAAGGTGGATCGCTCGGCGGCTTACATGGCGCGTTACGTAGCCAAAAACATCGTCGCCGCCGGCTTAGCCGACCGCTGCCAAGTGCAACTGGCTTACGCTATTGGTGTCGCCGAGCCGGTTTCCATTCACGTTGAAACGTTTGGGACAGGCAAAATTTCGTCGGGCGCTATCATTGAACTGATTCGTTCGCATTTTGCCCTGACACCGCGCGGCATCATCGAGATGCTTAATTTGCAGCGTCCAATCTATTCGCCGACCGCCGCTTACGGTCACTTTGGGCGCAATGAGGAGAATTTCACTTGGGAACGTACCGACAAGGCCGACATTCTGCGAAGAGAAGCCGGGCTGTAA
- the recJ gene encoding single-stranded-DNA-specific exonuclease RecJ: MPTDMRRSLSGAIWKPATPPTEAVQKLAAALGIHPLLAACLINRGQTTPERAAAFLSPDLTQVPDPRPMWNLDAALRIISGAVARRERIRIVGDYDCDGTTGLVTLRNVLRRLGPQTDEFVSYYVPDREREGYGLNPGIIEQAAADGVQVLVSVDIGITAHQEWELARARGIIGVCVDHHTALGSQAPTNAVVVCPKQAGDPYPEKDLAACGLAWQMARALLADRPNGELFLRSLTKLVAIGTYADLVPLSSPANRAIVAEGLRGLNDGSKNHGLAALIEVAGLAERVISASDLGFRLGPRINAAGRIEGTTLGVIELFDSRTPEEARARAKRIDAWNTERQEVQRRLVHQLERQIADQARDDLVYVLAGNHADGWHQGVVGIAAAKVVETYHRPALVCSIRGDIAHGSGRSIPQFNLIEALQVVGQDGLFLRYGGHPAAAGFCLLVDRLPELRRRLNDYAQQVLAPEDLTRAYAYEGVLPVADLTPALIDSLAKLEPHGVGNPAPRFVIRGRIVEQRVLKDAHLKLVLSDGGHRTEVLWWQQSGYADQLPKDTLVEVLGRPDINVWNGRTTAQFIAADIRRIV, from the coding sequence ATGCCAACTGATATGCGCCGCTCACTCAGCGGGGCGATTTGGAAACCAGCGACGCCTCCAACTGAGGCCGTGCAAAAACTGGCAGCGGCGCTGGGGATTCATCCGCTGCTTGCCGCCTGCCTGATTAATCGTGGGCAGACGACGCCGGAACGCGCGGCTGCGTTTCTATCCCCTGATCTGACGCAGGTGCCGGACCCGCGCCCGATGTGGAATCTGGATGCAGCTCTACGCATTATCAGTGGGGCTGTCGCACGACGAGAGCGCATCCGCATTGTCGGCGACTATGACTGCGACGGCACAACGGGACTAGTGACGCTGCGTAACGTCCTTCGGCGGCTTGGGCCGCAAACGGACGAATTTGTGTCCTACTACGTTCCTGACCGTGAGCGGGAAGGCTACGGCCTGAACCCCGGTATCATCGAGCAAGCGGCGGCGGACGGCGTCCAGGTTTTAGTTTCAGTAGACATTGGCATTACGGCCCATCAGGAATGGGAACTGGCGCGGGCGCGCGGCATCATTGGGGTTTGTGTTGACCACCACACGGCGCTTGGGAGCCAAGCGCCGACCAACGCCGTTGTGGTGTGTCCGAAACAGGCCGGCGATCCCTACCCCGAAAAAGACCTTGCCGCCTGCGGCCTCGCTTGGCAGATGGCACGGGCGTTGCTCGCCGACCGACCCAACGGCGAGCTTTTTCTCCGCTCATTGACGAAGCTGGTGGCGATTGGGACTTACGCCGACCTTGTGCCGCTTTCGAGTCCGGCGAATCGCGCCATCGTAGCGGAGGGACTGCGCGGCCTCAACGACGGCTCAAAAAACCATGGCCTTGCGGCGTTAATTGAAGTCGCAGGGCTGGCGGAGCGAGTCATCAGCGCCAGCGACTTGGGTTTCCGTCTCGGCCCGCGCATCAACGCCGCCGGACGCATTGAAGGGACGACACTGGGCGTGATTGAGCTGTTTGACAGCCGCACCCCGGAAGAGGCCCGCGCGCGCGCAAAACGGATTGACGCTTGGAACACAGAACGGCAGGAAGTGCAACGGCGGCTTGTCCACCAACTGGAACGACAGATCGCCGACCAGGCGCGCGACGACCTGGTGTACGTTCTCGCCGGCAACCACGCCGACGGCTGGCACCAGGGCGTCGTCGGCATCGCCGCCGCCAAGGTCGTGGAAACTTATCACCGGCCGGCGCTGGTCTGCAGCATTCGCGGTGACATCGCCCATGGCTCCGGACGCAGCATTCCTCAATTCAACCTGATTGAGGCGTTGCAGGTCGTTGGGCAGGATGGTCTGTTCCTGCGGTACGGCGGCCATCCGGCGGCGGCTGGTTTCTGCCTGCTGGTTGACCGGTTACCGGAACTCCGCCGCCGCCTCAACGATTACGCGCAACAGGTGCTTGCCCCCGAAGACCTGACCCGCGCCTACGCCTACGAGGGGGTGTTGCCGGTCGCCGACCTCACGCCAGCCCTCATTGACAGTTTGGCGAAACTGGAGCCGCACGGCGTCGGCAATCCCGCTCCGCGCTTTGTTATCCGCGGACGTATTGTGGAGCAGCGCGTCCTCAAGGACGCCCATCTCAAGCTCGTTCTCAGCGACGGCGGCCACCGTACCGAGGTGCTGTGGTGGCAGCAAAGTGGGTACGCCGACCAACTGCCGAAGGATACGCTGGTGGAAGTGCTGGGACGGCCGGACATCAATGTGTGGAACGGCCGGACGACCGCCCAATTCATCGCCGCTGACATTCGGCGAATCGTCTAA
- a CDS encoding YkvA family protein, protein MTEYGQTAAFEIVNGRREPAARFVESPPGRLRKLMREALRFLPNLLKLAYRLARDPRVPQGDKIVLAATIAYVITPLDVLPDLIPFFGQIDDSYLIAVALLRLLNRTPSEVLAEHWEGPGDIRRLLNRLIVLTTFFLPQRVRRVVVGQISPSAAKG, encoded by the coding sequence ATGACGGAGTACGGACAGACCGCCGCGTTTGAAATCGTCAATGGTCGCCGCGAACCGGCTGCGCGCTTTGTCGAGTCGCCGCCCGGCCGGCTTCGCAAACTCATGCGCGAAGCCCTCCGCTTTCTCCCGAACCTCCTCAAGCTTGCCTACCGCTTGGCGCGTGACCCGCGCGTGCCGCAGGGGGATAAAATTGTTTTAGCCGCGACAATTGCCTATGTCATCACGCCACTGGACGTGTTGCCCGATTTGATTCCGTTTTTTGGCCAGATAGACGACAGCTACCTGATCGCCGTCGCATTGTTGCGCCTGCTGAATCGGACGCCGAGCGAAGTGCTCGCCGAACACTGGGAAGGCCCCGGCGACATTCGCCGCCTCCTCAACCGCCTGATTGTGCTCACGACGTTTTTCCTTCCGCAGCGGGTGCGGCGCGTGGTGGTAGGGCAAATTTCACCGTCCGCCGCTAAAGGTTGA